A window of the Bdellovibrio sp. ZAP7 genome harbors these coding sequences:
- a CDS encoding peptidylprolyl isomerase — protein MSKNIDIKKVFWIYLFAFLLAAFSFRADAAETTAEKSTDAAVEKTADVKAEKPAKKSKADSKKAKEDTATKKGKPMFALFETTKGNFKVKLLTETAPKTVENFAGLAEGSKEWTDPKTGSKVKKPFYDGLSFHRVIKDFMIQGGCPLGTGTGGPGYRFDDEFLPGQPKHSKPGMLSMANAGPNTNGSQFFVTTVATPWLDGRHVVFGEVVEGMDVVHAIENTKVGPMDRPVEPMIIKSVKIVRE, from the coding sequence ATGTCGAAGAATATCGATATTAAAAAGGTATTTTGGATCTACCTTTTCGCTTTCTTGCTTGCTGCTTTCAGTTTCCGTGCGGATGCCGCAGAAACAACAGCTGAAAAATCAACAGATGCGGCAGTTGAAAAAACGGCTGACGTAAAAGCTGAAAAACCAGCAAAGAAATCAAAAGCGGATTCCAAAAAAGCTAAAGAAGATACTGCCACTAAGAAGGGAAAACCGATGTTTGCACTTTTCGAAACAACTAAAGGCAATTTCAAAGTTAAACTTTTGACTGAGACTGCACCTAAAACAGTTGAAAACTTTGCGGGTCTTGCTGAAGGCTCTAAAGAATGGACTGATCCTAAAACTGGTTCGAAAGTTAAAAAGCCTTTTTATGATGGCTTGTCTTTCCACCGTGTGATCAAAGATTTCATGATTCAAGGTGGTTGCCCACTTGGAACTGGTACTGGTGGTCCGGGTTACCGTTTCGACGACGAGTTCCTTCCAGGTCAACCTAAGCACTCTAAACCGGGTATGCTTTCTATGGCGAACGCGGGTCCTAACACGAACGGTTCCCAATTCTTTGTTACGACAGTTGCAACTCCTTGGTTGGATGGTCGTCACGTTGTTTTCGGTGAAGTTGTTGAAGGTATGGACGTAGTTCACGCTATCGAAAATACTAAAGTAGGCCCAATGGATCGTCCAGTTGAGCCAATGATCATCAAGTCAGTTAAAATCGTAAGAGAGTAG